In Halobaculum magnesiiphilum, the following proteins share a genomic window:
- a CDS encoding SOS response-associated peptidase, producing MCGRNSLFIDQADLEARFDAEVVADGGYTPRYNIGPGDNLHIVTNEAPDEIDASHWGLIPFWADEPEEGIINARSETAAEKRVFQEAWESRPCLALSSGFYEWKSPNGGSKHPYRIHREDDPAFAMAGLWDVRAGEDEAISCVTILTTEPNDLMNSIHDRMPVVIPRDAESDWLAADPDTRKELCQPYPKDDLDAYEISTRVNNPGNDDPQVIEPLDHEQSGLGEFSS from the coding sequence ATGTGTGGCCGGAACTCGCTCTTCATCGACCAAGCAGACCTCGAGGCCCGCTTCGATGCCGAGGTCGTCGCGGACGGCGGGTACACACCCCGATACAATATCGGGCCTGGCGACAACCTCCACATCGTCACGAACGAGGCTCCAGATGAGATCGACGCCTCCCACTGGGGGCTGATTCCGTTCTGGGCGGATGAGCCCGAGGAGGGCATCATCAACGCCCGCTCCGAGACCGCCGCCGAGAAACGCGTCTTCCAAGAGGCGTGGGAATCCCGTCCCTGTTTGGCCCTCTCGTCGGGATTCTACGAGTGGAAATCGCCGAACGGCGGCTCGAAACATCCCTACCGGATTCACCGCGAGGACGACCCCGCGTTCGCGATGGCCGGGCTCTGGGACGTCAGGGCGGGCGAGGACGAGGCGATCTCGTGCGTCACGATTCTCACGACGGAGCCGAACGACCTGATGAACTCAATCCACGACCGGATGCCGGTCGTCATCCCGAGGGACGCCGAATCCGACTGGCTCGCCGCAGATCCGGACACCCGCAAGGAACTGTGTCAGCCGTATCCGAAGGACGATCTAGACGCTTACGAGATCTCGACGCGAGTTAACAACCCCGGCAACGACGATCCCCAGGTCATCGAGCCGCTGGACCACGAGCAATCGGGGCTCGGAGAGTTCAGTTCCTGA
- a CDS encoding nucleoid-associated protein: MVININAVAFSPVSNEIESGDEDDWVVSTRTVDIDDRVMGIFVGYVTRVINKEDNGKVTVGHFSNGTAGDSDAGDQTQERLDRILDLDLDDEDSSDYTEFEDLSESLKNRLITHMDGRTSRGYLFTIQAVNDGEPFVGILKLDVVDSEERPILDRDTRQLEYEEIENAFPPTDDLQKGCTYPIFDPLNDDNVFNLDGDVKFLQEDSDSEYFEEFMGCVTSSGSREQSQTILNGLSGIKQEQDGTVLGPDEVQDARTTIQGTDGVADGGTVHEAAEQALGEDYDEDEVDEMLYEEGETEVQIDPNNTTKYVVYDIDGIKIKAKMSDADGDKIDIQRPEHEDGEYVVTIRGDELDQDFQG; the protein is encoded by the coding sequence ATGGTCATTAATATCAACGCAGTCGCTTTCTCGCCTGTATCAAACGAGATTGAATCTGGAGACGAAGATGATTGGGTGGTGAGTACTCGGACAGTCGACATTGATGACCGAGTTATGGGAATCTTCGTCGGTTATGTAACTCGTGTGATCAACAAAGAGGACAATGGCAAAGTAACGGTTGGGCATTTTTCTAACGGTACTGCTGGAGATAGCGATGCGGGAGACCAAACTCAGGAACGTTTAGATAGAATTCTGGATCTGGATTTGGATGACGAGGATAGCTCTGATTATACTGAGTTCGAGGATTTATCCGAATCTCTGAAGAACAGACTAATCACTCACATGGACGGTCGTACATCCAGAGGGTATCTGTTTACAATCCAGGCCGTGAACGATGGTGAGCCGTTTGTTGGCATTCTCAAGCTGGATGTCGTGGATAGTGAGGAACGACCGATACTGGATCGAGACACCAGGCAGTTAGAATATGAGGAGATTGAGAACGCATTTCCTCCTACAGATGACCTTCAGAAAGGCTGTACATACCCTATATTTGATCCCCTCAACGACGACAATGTGTTCAATTTAGATGGAGACGTGAAGTTCCTTCAGGAAGACTCTGATTCTGAATACTTCGAGGAATTTATGGGCTGCGTAACGAGCAGCGGGAGTCGGGAGCAAAGTCAGACCATCCTGAACGGACTATCTGGAATCAAGCAGGAACAAGACGGTACTGTGCTCGGTCCTGATGAGGTACAGGATGCCAGAACCACCATCCAAGGCACGGATGGCGTAGCGGACGGTGGTACTGTCCACGAAGCAGCGGAACAAGCACTTGGCGAAGACTACGACGAGGATGAAGTGGATGAAATGCTCTACGAGGAAGGTGAGACCGAAGTTCAGATTGATCCAAACAATACCACGAAGTACGTCGTGTACGATATCGACGGAATAAAAATCAAGGCAAAGATGTCTGATGCGGATGGAGACAAAATAGATATACAGCGACCTGAACACGAAGACGGAGAGTACGTCGTTACCATCCGTGGGGACGAACTCGACCAAGACTTCCAAGGATAG